One genomic segment of Vibrio penaeicida includes these proteins:
- a CDS encoding IS3 family transposase (programmed frameshift), giving the protein MKKSRYTETQIVKILKEVEAGRLVKEVCREYGISDATYYNWKSKYGGMEASDVKRLKELEDENRRLKQMFAELSLDHKILKDIVGKKAVKPTIRREWVDYVNNCHCVSLRRACRLVGISDSVYRYRPDKHRDAPVIAALQEAVERYPAYGFGMLFKVLKRWGYRWNHKRVHRLYCELKLNKRRRGKKRLPTREPAPLCVPETFNQCWSMDFMSDSLMCGRRFRTFNVVIDDFNREVLAIEIDLNLPAQRVVRVLERIVAWRGYPSQLRMDNGPEFISTALAEWAEQHDIQLEFIQPGKPTQNSFVERFNRTYRDEILNMYVFRTLKEVRELTENWVREYNDERPHSSLGDLTPWEYLAKLKLPEDSNLGCH; this is encoded by the exons ATGAAAAAATCACGCTATACAGAAACGCAAATCGTCAAGATTCTGAAAGAAGTTGAGGCTGGCAGGTTGGTCAAAGAGGTCTGCCGAGAGTATGGCATATCAGATGCCACTTACTACAACTGGAAGTCCAAGTACGGCGGCATGGAAGCCTCAGACGTGAAGCGACTGAAGGAGCTTGAGGATGAAAACCGACGCCTGAAGCAAATGTTTGCTGAACTGAGCCTCGACCATAAAATCCTTAAGGATATCGTCG GAAAAAAAGCTGTAAAGCCCACGATTCGGCGAGAGTGGGTGGATTACGTCAATAATTGTCACTGTGTGAGTCTGCGTAGGGCTTGTCGTTTAGTCGGCATCAGTGACTCGGTCTATCGGTATCGACCAGATAAGCACCGAGATGCCCCTGTGATTGCCGCCTTGCAAGAAGCCGTTGAACGTTATCCTGCATATGGTTTTGGCATGTTATTCAAAGTGCTTAAGCGATGGGGGTATCGCTGGAACCACAAACGAGTGCATCGACTCTACTGCGAACTGAAGTTGAATAAGCGCCGTCGTGGAAAGAAGCGGCTACCAACAAGAGAGCCTGCCCCTCTCTGTGTGCCAGAAACGTTCAATCAATGTTGGTCAATGGATTTCATGAGCGATTCACTGATGTGTGGTAGACGCTTCAGGACGTTCAATGTTGTTATCGATGACTTTAACCGTGAAGTGCTGGCCATTGAAATTGACTTGAATCTTCCCGCTCAAAGAGTTGTTCGCGTGTTGGAACGCATCGTCGCCTGGCGAGGTTATCCGAGTCAGTTACGTATGGATAACGGTCCAGAGTTTATCTCAACGGCTTTAGCTGAATGGGCGGAACAACATGACATACAACTCGAATTCATACAGCCAGGCAAGCCCACACAAAACTCGTTTGTTGAAAGGTTCAACCGGACCTATCGAGATGAAATACTCAACATGTATGTGTTCAGAACGTTAAAAGAGGTACGTGAGCTAACAGAAAACTGGGTTCGAGAATACAACGATGAACGTCCCCACAGCTCGCTGGGTGACCTGACCCCTTGGGAATATCTTGCTAAGTTGAAATTGCCGGAAGACTCTAATTTAGGGTGTCACTAA
- a CDS encoding TonB-dependent receptor plug domain-containing protein, with amino-acid sequence MDESTHQDDLSTIYYDQTREAQSVTHQAEIQVDAPIGESQVLTVGLLSSVDTLEQKNNGTIEVDKAKSQRHEFYVQDDIFITDNLELLPGFRVQNDADFGVKFTPKLNALYTPAHFNEKNLKIRAGVGSGYRVPNLKERFYEFDHSAIGYKVLGNKELTPESSVSYQLGAEWNLHQNVNAHINLFRNDIKDLIATDLNKEKSRSDLKIYEYTNYQKVKTQGVESALNFTLSQVLSGEFAYNYLEARDLLTDTVIPDRPKHTYIASLNYLIPLLKTEVSLSGKYQSSEFKDSDNTITSPAHTSADLKLNTEINNQFKIFFGINNLTDNVRNTPSNGLDNRPTKGRYFYAGLQIKG; translated from the coding sequence ATGGATGAATCCACTCATCAGGATGACCTTAGCACTATTTATTATGACCAAACACGTGAGGCTCAATCCGTTACTCACCAAGCTGAAATTCAAGTTGACGCTCCAATTGGCGAATCGCAAGTTCTGACCGTAGGACTTCTATCAAGTGTTGATACTTTAGAACAAAAAAACAATGGGACAATAGAGGTAGATAAAGCTAAGAGTCAACGCCATGAGTTTTACGTACAAGACGATATCTTTATTACAGACAACTTGGAATTGTTACCTGGCTTTAGAGTACAAAATGATGCTGACTTTGGCGTTAAATTTACCCCAAAACTAAATGCACTTTACACTCCAGCACATTTCAATGAGAAAAACCTAAAAATACGAGCAGGCGTAGGTTCAGGGTATCGAGTCCCCAATTTAAAAGAACGTTTTTATGAGTTTGACCATAGCGCAATAGGTTACAAAGTACTAGGAAATAAAGAGTTAACCCCTGAGTCTTCTGTTAGTTACCAATTAGGAGCTGAGTGGAACCTTCACCAAAATGTTAATGCTCATATCAATCTATTTAGAAATGATATTAAAGATCTTATTGCAACTGATTTGAATAAAGAAAAATCAAGATCAGACCTAAAAATCTACGAATACACCAACTATCAAAAAGTTAAAACACAAGGTGTAGAAAGTGCGCTTAACTTTACACTCTCTCAAGTTCTATCTGGAGAATTTGCATACAACTATTTAGAAGCAAGAGATTTATTAACAGATACAGTTATCCCCGATAGACCGAAGCACACATATATTGCTTCTTTAAACTATCTAATCCCCTTGTTGAAAACTGAAGTCTCTTTGAGTGGAAAGTATCAATCAAGTGAATTTAAAGATTCAGACAATACCATCACTTCTCCTGCACATACTTCCGCAGATTTGAAACTCAATACTGAAATCAATAACCAATTTAAAATATTTTTTGGAATCAATAACCTAACTGACAACGTAAGGAATACACCTTCTAATGGGTTGGATAATCGACCAACAAAAGGAAGGTATTTCTACGCGGGTTTACAGATTAAAGGTTAA
- a CDS encoding HmuY family protein, which translates to MSKLKISALALAITSGLLAGCNGNSDSSNAPTTKQPTSSKATVLDVDASQGAKTTVDLYSNAIVTDDTWQVAYQKYVGFSTNGGVSGNGKISACAAHNYSDIFDSDSKPVESEFKKLTITSTLQDFEKVNLSNCNDSDFITDNIKTQIKTEDWLNADYSTGAPVFTAKAGNGWIIRTDSGSDYARVSVKSVTVVFGASPSRKLVFTTELWDSNAKNFQTGVDKEIDFTNEQVFFDANTNAIVTENDNWDLSVKVEGRDYPIQVNGGVSGSGKAAVGTLTVANAAAVTDPESTGSTEQVYRYYSDLASGALTKPGNYGPLQYNVGGKHQMWPTFTTYIVKDEKEATPRYFKFQVIGNKGRTGSLTSGNLVFRYQEITE; encoded by the coding sequence ATGAGTAAGTTAAAAATTAGCGCTCTTGCATTAGCGATAACATCGGGTCTTTTGGCTGGATGTAATGGCAATTCCGATAGTTCTAATGCACCAACAACCAAGCAACCTACTTCTTCAAAAGCGACAGTGCTCGATGTAGATGCAAGCCAAGGTGCAAAAACTACCGTCGACCTATATTCCAACGCCATTGTGACTGATGACACATGGCAAGTGGCATATCAGAAATACGTCGGATTTTCGACAAATGGTGGTGTATCTGGAAATGGGAAAATTTCGGCATGTGCTGCACATAATTACAGCGATATTTTTGATTCGGATTCTAAACCTGTAGAAAGTGAGTTTAAGAAACTTACTATTACATCAACGCTTCAAGACTTTGAAAAAGTCAATTTGTCTAACTGTAATGACAGTGACTTCATAACAGACAATATAAAAACCCAAATTAAAACTGAAGATTGGCTGAATGCTGACTACAGTACCGGTGCTCCTGTATTTACAGCAAAAGCAGGTAATGGTTGGATAATTCGTACAGATTCGGGTAGCGACTATGCGCGTGTATCAGTTAAGTCAGTCACCGTAGTATTTGGCGCGTCCCCAAGCAGAAAGCTTGTATTTACAACCGAACTTTGGGATAGCAATGCGAAAAACTTCCAAACTGGCGTAGATAAAGAAATAGACTTCACAAACGAGCAAGTTTTCTTTGACGCAAATACTAATGCTATCGTTACTGAGAATGATAACTGGGATTTAAGCGTAAAAGTAGAAGGGCGTGATTACCCAATTCAAGTGAATGGTGGTGTTTCTGGTAGTGGCAAAGCAGCTGTAGGGACGCTAACAGTAGCAAATGCTGCTGCTGTTACGGATCCTGAATCTACAGGATCTACGGAGCAAGTTTATCGTTACTATAGTGATTTAGCGTCAGGTGCCTTAACTAAACCCGGTAACTATGGACCATTACAGTATAATGTCGGTGGAAAACACCAAATGTGGCCAACTTTTACTACTTATATTGTTAAAGACGAAAAAGAAGCCACACCAAGATATTTCAAGTTTCAAGTTATTGGCAACAAAGGGCGTACAGGTTCTTTGACGTCGGGTAACCTTGTCTTCAGATATCAAGAAATTACTGAGTAA